The Paracoccus sp. TOH sequence CAGCCGCTTGCCGGTGCGCAGGTAGAAGGGCGTGCCGGTCCAGCGCCAGTTGGCGATATGCGCCTTGAGCGCGACGAAGCTTTCCGTGCGCGAGGCCGGGTTCTCGGCATCCTCCAGATAGCCGGGACCGTCGGGACCGGCCAGGTACTGGCCGCGCACGATGTCGCCGGCCGGCACCGGCTCGAGCGCCCGGATCACCTTGAGCTTCTCGTCGCGCACCGCATCCGAGTCGATGTGGTAGGGCGGCTCCATGGCGATCAGGCACAGAAGCTGCATCAGGTGGTTTTGCACCATGTCCCGCATGGCGCCGGAATGGTCGTAATATTCGCCGCGGCCGCCGACGCCGACCGTCTCGGCCACGGTGATCTGCACATGGTCCACATATTGCGCGTTCCACAGCGGCTCGAACAGGATATTGGCGAAACGCACCGCCATCAGGTTCTGGACGGTTTCCTTGCCCAGGTAATGGTCGATCCGGTAGATCTGCCGTTCCGCGAAATGCCGCGCCAGGGTGGCATTGAGCGCGCGCGCGGTTTCCAGATCGCGGCCGAAGGGTTTCTCGACCACGATGCGGCTGTCCCCGTCGGCGATGCCGTTCGCGGCCAGGCGCTCGGCGATGTCGCCAAACAGCGCCGGCGCGACCGAGAAGTAGAAGCCATGGGCGACGCCGGGCCTGGTGCGCGCCTTCAGCTCGGCCCAGCCTTCGGTGCCGCGGGCGTCGATGGCGACATAGCCCAGCATGTCGAGAAAGGCCGCGACCTGCGCCTCGTCCTCGTGCTTGCCGACGAATTCGCGGATCGCCTGGCGCATGTCGGCGCGAAACGCCGCGTCGTCCTGCCGGGTGCGGGCGGCGCCGATGATGCGGGCGCTGCC is a genomic window containing:
- the zwf gene encoding glucose-6-phosphate dehydrogenase, producing the protein MVSRIIPVEDFDLVIFGATGDLARRKIVPGLYRRFVAGQVPGSARIIGAARTRQDDAAFRADMRQAIREFVGKHEDEAQVAAFLDMLGYVAIDARGTEGWAELKARTRPGVAHGFYFSVAPALFGDIAERLAANGIADGDSRIVVEKPFGRDLETARALNATLARHFAERQIYRIDHYLGKETVQNLMAVRFANILFEPLWNAQYVDHVQITVAETVGVGGRGEYYDHSGAMRDMVQNHLMQLLCLIAMEPPYHIDSDAVRDEKLKVIRALEPVPAGDIVRGQYLAGPDGPGYLEDAENPASRTESFVALKAHIANWRWTGTPFYLRTGKRLRARTSEIVITFKEPPHSLFDDSGTHKANQLVIKLQPNEGMNLTMMIKEPGPGGMRLVQVPLDMSFADALGADGTDMPDAYERLIMDVIRGNQTLFMRGDEVEAAWAWTDPIIAAWENGSKRPEPYDPGSSGPEEALRLLHRDNRRWREIRS